In Bordetella holmesii ATCC 51541, the following proteins share a genomic window:
- a CDS encoding tripartite tricarboxylate transporter TctB family protein encodes MAFVGLLIAMSARAKGAADLGKEAPETPEPAGHNHAFPDIRGSVCILLGILAFLLLGEWGGLLPATFAIVFISALGDRTNTLKQALFLSLSMCAIAVVVFWWALQLQLPLFRWG; translated from the coding sequence TTGGCTTTTGTCGGTTTGTTGATTGCCATGTCGGCACGTGCCAAGGGCGCGGCGGACCTTGGCAAAGAGGCGCCCGAGACGCCGGAGCCGGCTGGGCATAACCACGCATTTCCGGACATCCGTGGCAGCGTCTGCATTCTGTTGGGCATTCTCGCGTTTCTGCTCCTCGGTGAGTGGGGAGGCCTTCTGCCGGCCACGTTCGCCATCGTGTTCATCTCCGCGCTGGGTGATCGCACCAACACGTTGAAACAGGCTTTGTTCCTGTCCTTGTCGATGTGCGCGATCGCCGTCGTTGTCTTCTGGTGGGCGCTGCAACTGCAGCTGCCGCTGTTTCGCTGGGGTTGA
- a CDS encoding tripartite tricarboxylate transporter TctA family protein, with amino-acid sequence MIMQSLTDLWYGFGVAFQWHNLMWSFFGVLVGNLIGVLPGMGALSAISILLPLTYVMQPVPAILMLAGIFYGSQYGGAIGAILLNLPSHPPHAVTCLDGYPLTKQGKGGTALGITMICSFFAASIGIIVMVFASPLLVEVAFKFGPTEIFSIMLLGLLAGATMSRGSPLRGVAMTLFGLLCGVVGTDVNTGTIRFSFGLLDLSDGLELVAISMGLFGVADFLMSVNRMASISTGAKLRVRDMRPSKAEMKEAFMPMVRGTLVGTLFGAMPGTGPTITTFIAYALERKVSKTPEKFGTGMIAGVAAPEASSHSKTQVDFIPTMSLGIPGDAVMALILGALLIQGIQPGPQLITEHPDIFWGLIASFWVGNVLLMVLNVPLIGVWVKLLQVPYRYLFPSALFFIAVGVFSTQNSLFQIWEVLAFGVIGAFLMFLDFSVAPILLGFVLGPMVEENFRRALLLSRGDMMIFVERPISAWFIGASALLILAQIWAFARRNRKKPQTAQTAA; translated from the coding sequence ATGATCATGCAATCTTTGACTGACCTCTGGTACGGGTTCGGTGTCGCGTTCCAGTGGCACAACCTGATGTGGTCGTTTTTTGGCGTGCTGGTGGGTAACCTTATTGGCGTGCTGCCCGGTATGGGCGCGCTGTCGGCTATCTCCATCCTGCTGCCGCTGACCTACGTCATGCAGCCGGTGCCAGCGATTCTGATGCTGGCCGGTATTTTCTACGGTTCGCAGTACGGGGGCGCGATCGGCGCAATTCTGCTGAACCTGCCCTCGCACCCGCCGCATGCCGTGACTTGCCTGGACGGCTATCCATTGACCAAGCAGGGCAAAGGCGGGACAGCGCTTGGCATCACGATGATCTGTTCGTTCTTTGCCGCCTCCATCGGCATCATCGTGATGGTCTTCGCGTCGCCGTTGCTGGTCGAGGTGGCATTCAAATTCGGCCCGACCGAAATCTTCTCCATCATGCTGCTGGGCCTGCTGGCCGGCGCCACCATGTCGCGCGGTTCGCCGCTGCGGGGCGTGGCCATGACACTGTTTGGCCTGCTGTGCGGCGTGGTCGGAACCGACGTGAACACGGGCACGATCCGTTTTTCATTCGGTCTGCTGGATCTGTCCGATGGGCTGGAGCTGGTGGCCATTTCGATGGGCCTGTTCGGCGTGGCCGACTTCCTGATGAGCGTCAATCGCATGGCCTCGATCAGCACCGGCGCCAAGCTGCGTGTGCGGGATATGCGGCCATCCAAAGCCGAGATGAAGGAAGCCTTCATGCCCATGGTGCGGGGCACGCTGGTCGGCACGCTGTTTGGCGCCATGCCTGGCACGGGCCCGACCATCACGACCTTCATCGCCTATGCGCTCGAGCGCAAGGTTTCCAAAACACCTGAAAAATTCGGCACGGGCATGATCGCGGGGGTTGCCGCGCCCGAAGCCTCTTCGCACTCCAAAACGCAGGTCGACTTCATTCCGACGATGAGCCTGGGCATCCCTGGCGATGCGGTGATGGCCCTCATTCTTGGTGCGTTGCTCATTCAGGGTATCCAGCCAGGTCCCCAGCTCATTACTGAGCATCCGGACATCTTCTGGGGGCTGATCGCCAGTTTCTGGGTGGGCAACGTGTTGTTGATGGTGCTCAACGTCCCGCTCATCGGCGTATGGGTCAAGTTGCTGCAGGTGCCTTATCGCTATCTGTTTCCGTCTGCGTTGTTCTTCATTGCAGTGGGGGTATTCAGTACGCAGAACAGCTTGTTCCAGATATGGGAAGTGCTGGCATTCGGTGTGATCGGCGCATTTTTGATGTTCCTGGATTTCTCGGTCGCGCCTATCTTGTTGGGCTTTGTGCTGGGGCCGATGGTCGAGGAAAACTTCCGCCGGGCCTTGCTGCTGTCGCGGGGCGACATGATGATTTTTGTGGAGCGGCCCATCAGTGCCTGGTTCATCGGGGCCAGTGCCCTGCTGATTCTCGCGCAGATCTGGGCTTTCGCACGGCGCAACCGCAAAAAGCCGCAAACGGCTCAAACAGCGGCCTGA
- a CDS encoding transposase family protein codes for MLDRKTIERLGGWEGYRVERVVWPEGESRTVTIYLKPSARTMHCEHCGNRCRQVHETTTRRVRDLPLMALRVTLVVPRRRVWCEQCGGPHLERLSWLGRYQRVTDRLAEAVSQLLESSNILAVARFFQLGWHTVKALDKALLRRAIQEPDWSQIHYLAMDEFALHKGHRYATVVVDPIRRQVLWIGDGRSRETARAFFEQLPTGVAQQIRAVAIDMTTAYELEIQANCPNAEIVYDLFHVVAKYGREVIDRVRVDQANQLRHDKPARRVIKSSRWLLLRNRKNLDPCQSVKLDELLQANQPLLTAYLMRDELKQLWFYQHPGYARQAWDHWLQQARGSGIAALAHFALKLKAYLHGILSRCRHRLNTSIVEGINNTIKVIKRRAYGYRDQEYFFLKIRSAFPGIPR; via the coding sequence ATGCTGGACCGCAAGACGATCGAGAGGTTGGGTGGGTGGGAAGGTTATCGGGTGGAGCGGGTCGTGTGGCCTGAAGGTGAGAGCCGGACGGTCACGATTTACCTGAAGCCTTCAGCGCGAACGATGCACTGCGAGCACTGCGGCAACCGATGTCGGCAGGTGCATGAGACGACCACGCGCCGGGTGCGGGATCTGCCGCTAATGGCGCTGCGAGTGACGCTGGTAGTGCCGCGTCGGCGGGTCTGGTGCGAGCAGTGCGGTGGACCGCATCTGGAGAGGCTGAGCTGGCTGGGCCGTTACCAGCGAGTGACCGACCGGCTGGCCGAGGCGGTCAGCCAGTTGCTTGAGTCCAGCAACATTCTGGCCGTGGCGCGCTTCTTCCAACTGGGTTGGCACACGGTCAAGGCGCTGGACAAGGCCCTGCTGCGACGGGCGATCCAAGAGCCGGACTGGAGCCAGATCCACTACCTAGCGATGGACGAGTTCGCTCTACACAAGGGCCATCGTTATGCCACGGTCGTTGTCGATCCGATCCGCCGTCAGGTGCTATGGATCGGTGATGGCCGCTCGCGCGAGACGGCCAGAGCCTTCTTCGAACAACTGCCAACTGGGGTTGCCCAGCAGATCCGGGCCGTAGCGATCGACATGACGACGGCCTATGAGCTGGAGATCCAGGCCAACTGCCCCAACGCCGAGATCGTCTACGACCTGTTCCACGTCGTGGCCAAGTACGGCCGTGAAGTGATAGACCGGGTGCGTGTAGACCAAGCGAACCAGTTGCGGCACGACAAGCCGGCCCGCCGGGTGATCAAGTCCAGTCGCTGGCTACTGCTGCGCAATCGCAAAAACCTCGATCCGTGCCAATCGGTAAAGTTGGACGAGTTGCTCCAGGCCAACCAGCCCTTGCTCACCGCTTATCTGATGCGCGATGAGCTCAAACAGCTGTGGTTCTACCAACACCCCGGCTACGCCCGCCAGGCATGGGATCACTGGCTGCAACAGGCTCGGGGCAGCGGCATCGCCGCCTTGGCTCACTTCGCGCTCAAGCTAAAAGCCTATCTGCACGGGATTCTGTCTCGCTGTCGCCACCGGCTCAACACCAGCATCGTCGAGGGCATCAACAACACCATCAAAGTCATCAAGCGCCGCGCCTACGGCTACCGCGATCAGGAGTACTTCTTCCTCAAGATCCGGTCTGCATTCCCCGGTATTCCTCGATGA